One genomic region from Nocardia vinacea encodes:
- a CDS encoding TetR/AcrR family transcriptional regulator yields MARPKAFDEDRAVDAAMRAFWSAGYEGTSTQDLCDATGLGRSSIYNTFTSKHELFDRALRRYMSSKNASIFEVLDGDLPARAKIRTLLRQTIDAPIDDPIGCLVVNSTVELAPRDPGVAAALRADLERRLDGLTAVIRAGQRSGEIDAGKDARTLAHFVITTISGMRVAARGGADKDTLEAIATTALSVL; encoded by the coding sequence ATGGCACGACCGAAGGCATTCGACGAGGACCGGGCGGTGGACGCGGCCATGCGGGCGTTCTGGTCCGCGGGCTACGAGGGCACCTCGACCCAAGACCTTTGCGACGCAACAGGTCTGGGCCGCAGCAGCATCTACAACACTTTCACCAGTAAGCACGAACTTTTCGACCGGGCACTGCGGCGGTATATGAGCAGCAAGAACGCCTCGATCTTCGAAGTGCTCGACGGCGACCTGCCCGCGCGAGCAAAGATCAGGACGCTGCTGCGCCAAACCATCGACGCACCGATCGACGACCCCATCGGCTGCCTCGTGGTCAACTCGACGGTCGAGTTGGCGCCGCGCGATCCCGGGGTGGCGGCGGCATTGCGCGCCGACCTGGAGCGGAGACTCGACGGACTGACGGCGGTTATCCGCGCGGGCCAGCGGTCCGGCGAGATCGATGCCGGCAAAGATGCCCGCACGCTGGCACATTTCGTGATCACCACGATCAGCGGTATGCGCGTCGCGGCGCGCGGTGGAGCCGATAAGGACACCCTGGAGGCGATCGCCACGACCGCATTGAGCGTCCTCTGA
- a CDS encoding nitroreductase family deazaflavin-dependent oxidoreductase gives MPLTGEYAPSTSDWAREQAELIENSGGTEGLTLQGKPVIVLTTKGAKTGLLRKTALMRVEHDGEYAVVASLGGAPKHPVWYWNIKAEPHVELRDGTANKDYTAREVSGAEKAVWWERAVEVWPDYANYQTKTSREIPVFVLTPR, from the coding sequence ATGCCATTGACAGGTGAGTACGCACCGAGCACATCCGATTGGGCCCGTGAGCAGGCCGAGCTGATCGAGAATTCCGGCGGCACCGAGGGCCTGACCCTGCAGGGCAAGCCCGTCATCGTCCTGACCACCAAGGGCGCGAAGACCGGGCTGCTGCGCAAGACCGCGCTGATGCGGGTCGAACACGACGGCGAGTACGCGGTCGTCGCCTCGCTGGGCGGCGCGCCGAAGCATCCCGTCTGGTACTGGAATATCAAGGCCGAGCCGCATGTCGAACTGCGTGACGGCACCGCGAACAAGGACTACACCGCGCGCGAGGTCTCCGGTGCGGAGAAGGCGGTGTGGTGGGAGCGGGCAGTCGAGGTCTGGCCCGATTACGCGAACTACCAGACCAAGACGTCCCGCGAGATTCCGGTTTTCGTGCTGACTCCGCGGTAG
- a CDS encoding class I SAM-dependent methyltransferase, with translation MGIYNDQFVPRLVNLVCGAKMNNPQRERACAGLHGRVMEIGFGSGLNIPFYPAAVESISAVEPADLGWRLADKRLARATVPIERAGLDGQSLPFADNSFDSALSTWTMCTIPDIAAALAEVRRVLVPGGTLHFVEHGLAPDPGVQAWQHRLNPIEKAIAGGGNLDRDIRGTVESAGFEIHELDEFYADGPKFLAALSLGVAVSP, from the coding sequence GTGGGCATCTACAACGATCAGTTCGTGCCGCGGCTGGTGAATCTGGTCTGCGGGGCCAAGATGAACAATCCGCAGCGCGAGCGCGCCTGCGCCGGACTACACGGGCGGGTGATGGAGATCGGCTTCGGATCGGGACTGAATATCCCGTTCTATCCCGCCGCCGTCGAGTCGATCAGCGCCGTGGAACCCGCCGACCTCGGCTGGCGCCTGGCGGACAAGCGGCTGGCCAGGGCCACCGTGCCGATCGAACGCGCCGGACTCGACGGCCAATCGCTGCCCTTCGCCGATAACAGCTTCGACTCCGCACTCTCGACCTGGACGATGTGCACCATTCCGGATATCGCGGCCGCGCTGGCCGAGGTGCGCAGGGTGCTCGTTCCCGGCGGAACCCTGCATTTCGTCGAACACGGGCTCGCGCCGGATCCGGGCGTCCAGGCGTGGCAGCACCGGTTGAATCCGATCGAGAAGGCGATTGCGGGCGGCGGCAATCTCGATCGCGATATTCGCGGCACCGTCGAGAGCGCCGGATTCGAGATCCACGAGCTCGACGAGTTCTATGCGGACGGACCCAAGTTCCTCGCCGCGCTGTCGCTCGGAGTCGCGGTCTCGCCGTAG
- a CDS encoding serine hydrolase domain-containing protein → MSNVASPGDLANLPDGVGGSAAAEFAPLVRAFAKVFGHRRGAGGALAVHLHGEPLVDIWTGSAGDKPWSQDTGAIIFSATKGITATVIHRLADRGLLDYEAPMAEYWPEFGQNGKGDITIRQVMTHSAGLGGLNPIAAGLEDVLDHQLMEQRLAAAKPDRLLGTPAYHALTFGWLLAGLARAITGRGMAELFRTEVAEPLGIDGLHLGKPSAQSSTVYAPLAGSQLSLIGRPVSTSVLGRSYGLPGALGAAARCLFLPGLETILEGEIPPILDTELGAGNGVCTAPALATMYGALANGGMAGGIPYLTPQTIKALSRIRTFRLDRALFYAPMLWRLGYHSLPMPGARGGFGHIGLGGSFGWAEPRLGLSVGFVHNRLSAAQLSFDQAAAGWLLPMVMTGVRTTRRSVTVVETPEAA, encoded by the coding sequence ATGAGCAACGTGGCTTCACCCGGGGACCTAGCGAATCTCCCCGATGGGGTGGGTGGCAGTGCCGCCGCCGAATTCGCACCATTGGTACGCGCATTCGCGAAGGTCTTCGGGCACCGTCGGGGGGCGGGCGGCGCGTTGGCCGTCCATCTGCACGGTGAGCCGCTGGTCGATATCTGGACCGGGAGCGCGGGTGACAAACCCTGGAGCCAGGACACCGGCGCGATCATCTTCTCCGCCACCAAGGGCATCACCGCGACGGTCATCCACAGGCTGGCCGATCGGGGTCTGCTCGACTACGAAGCGCCGATGGCCGAGTACTGGCCGGAGTTCGGCCAGAACGGCAAGGGCGATATCACCATCCGTCAGGTGATGACGCACAGCGCGGGACTCGGTGGCCTCAACCCGATCGCGGCCGGGCTCGAGGATGTGCTCGACCACCAGCTGATGGAGCAGCGTCTCGCCGCTGCGAAACCGGATCGTCTGCTCGGCACTCCGGCCTATCACGCGCTCACCTTCGGTTGGCTGCTCGCCGGATTGGCGCGCGCCATTACCGGCCGGGGGATGGCGGAGCTGTTCCGCACCGAGGTCGCCGAACCGCTCGGCATCGACGGTCTGCACCTGGGCAAGCCGTCCGCGCAATCGTCGACCGTCTACGCGCCGTTGGCGGGCTCCCAGCTCAGTCTGATCGGAAGGCCGGTCAGCACAAGTGTTTTAGGTCGCAGCTATGGTCTGCCCGGTGCGCTCGGCGCGGCCGCACGGTGCCTGTTCCTGCCCGGACTGGAGACCATCCTGGAGGGTGAAATCCCGCCGATCCTCGATACCGAACTCGGTGCCGGCAACGGCGTCTGCACCGCCCCCGCGCTGGCCACCATGTACGGCGCGCTGGCCAATGGCGGCATGGCGGGCGGCATACCGTACCTGACACCGCAAACCATCAAGGCGCTCAGTCGAATTCGGACTTTCCGACTCGATCGCGCCTTGTTCTACGCCCCGATGCTCTGGCGCCTCGGCTATCACTCACTGCCGATGCCAGGTGCACGCGGCGGCTTCGGTCATATCGGCCTCGGTGGCTCCTTCGGCTGGGCCGAACCCCGCCTCGGCCTGTCCGTCGGATTCGTCCACAATCGCCTCTCGGCCGCGCAGCTGAGCTTCGACCAGGCCGCGGCCGGTTGGCTGTTGCCGATGGTCATGACGGGTGTGCGCACGACCCGCCGGTCCGTAACCGTGGTGGAGACGCCCGAGGCTGCGTAA
- the ilvA gene encoding threonine ammonia-lyase IlvA has translation MSNPLELLDDQSTSRPALTADEIDAAAKRIADIIEPTPLQHSPRLSALTGAQVYLKREDLTAVRSYKLRGAYNLIVQLTDSERAAGVVAASAGNHAQGVAFACNAMGIKGRIYVPTTTPKQKRDRIRVHGGEFVELIAVGETYDAAAAAAAEDVERTGATMVPPFDDPRTAAGQGTIAPEFLEQLGGRTPDLVVIPVGGGGCLAGIGTYLRERSPSTGILGVEPAGAASMTAALVAGGPVTLPEIDPFVDGAAVRRIGRLPYAAIAAFGGRVVSHGSLPLLMATESPRGAGAFRMMQVDEGAICTTMLDLYQNEGIIAEPAGALSATALSEITIEPGSTVVCLVSGGNNDVSRYGEIIERSLVHRGLKHYFLVDFPQEPGALRRFLNEVLGPDDDITLFEYVKRNNRETGAALVGIELGAPEGLGPLLERMEDSPIQCERLDPGSPAYRYLT, from the coding sequence GTGTCCAATCCGCTTGAACTTCTCGACGACCAGTCCACATCTCGTCCCGCGCTGACCGCAGACGAGATCGACGCCGCCGCCAAGCGAATTGCCGACATTATCGAGCCCACCCCGCTGCAGCACAGTCCCCGGCTGTCCGCGCTGACCGGGGCACAGGTCTACCTCAAGCGCGAAGACCTCACCGCCGTACGTTCCTACAAGCTGCGGGGCGCCTACAACTTGATCGTGCAGCTCACCGACTCCGAGCGAGCCGCGGGCGTGGTCGCGGCCAGCGCCGGTAATCACGCCCAGGGCGTGGCTTTCGCCTGCAATGCGATGGGCATCAAGGGCCGCATCTACGTGCCGACCACCACACCGAAGCAGAAGCGTGACCGCATTCGGGTGCACGGCGGCGAGTTCGTCGAGCTGATCGCGGTCGGGGAAACCTACGACGCCGCCGCCGCGGCCGCCGCCGAGGATGTCGAGCGCACCGGCGCGACCATGGTGCCGCCGTTCGACGATCCGCGCACCGCGGCGGGACAGGGCACCATCGCGCCCGAATTCCTGGAACAGCTCGGCGGTCGGACCCCCGATCTGGTGGTGATCCCGGTCGGCGGCGGCGGTTGCCTGGCGGGCATCGGCACCTACCTGCGGGAGCGCTCGCCGAGCACCGGCATCCTCGGTGTGGAGCCGGCGGGCGCGGCCTCGATGACCGCGGCGCTGGTCGCGGGCGGCCCGGTGACGCTGCCGGAGATCGATCCGTTCGTCGACGGCGCCGCGGTGCGCCGGATCGGCCGGCTGCCCTATGCGGCGATCGCCGCATTCGGCGGCCGGGTGGTATCGCACGGCTCGCTGCCGCTGCTGATGGCGACCGAATCACCAAGGGGCGCAGGCGCTTTCCGCATGATGCAGGTCGACGAGGGCGCGATCTGCACCACCATGCTCGACCTGTACCAGAACGAGGGCATCATCGCCGAGCCCGCGGGAGCGCTGTCGGCGACGGCGCTGTCCGAAATCACGATAGAACCCGGTTCGACGGTGGTGTGCCTGGTCTCCGGCGGCAATAACGATGTGTCCCGCTACGGCGAGATCATCGAGCGCTCGCTGGTGCACCGTGGCCTGAAGCACTATTTCCTGGTGGACTTCCCGCAGGAGCCGGGTGCGCTGCGGCGCTTCCTCAACGAAGTGCTCGGTCCCGACGACGACATCACGCTGTTCGAGTACGTCAAGCGCAACAACCGGGAAACCGGTGCCGCGCTGGTAGGTATCGAGCTCGGTGCGCCGGAGGGGCTCGGCCCACTGCTGGAGCGGATGGAAGACTCGCCGATCCAGTGCGAGCGATTGGATCCGGGCTCCCCGGCTTATCGCTACCTCACCTAG
- a CDS encoding helix-turn-helix transcriptional regulator, which translates to MLHGREVEQARIDRLLEAARAGRSGALVVRGEPGIGKTALLDYAAAQGIPAVRSAGIESEAELPFAGLHLLIKPGMALVDGLPAPQRDALRGAFGLAQHDPADRMLIGLAVLSLLAEEAAEGPLLCLVDDAHWLDRATAETLLFAARRLDAEGVVIIFATRTGEQDFPAPGLSELALTGLAQESAAALVDSRGPDLSPAIRYRLLAEAGGNPLALLELPAVLAAEGNDSGHGPNPLPLTQRLQVAFHGQVSRLPSATRTLLLIAAAAGTNDLTTVLRAADELGAQLSDLQPAADAGLVGSDGVSVNFRHPLLRSAVYQGAPLTHRLAAHAALAAALTEPENADLRAWHLASAATGPDETTATALEDTADRARRRSGYSGAVAAYERAAGLSTDAFARVRRLVAAAETASEAGQLDRASRLADRAAGLSTDRMLAARLDLVRATAEFGAGKPLSAHQLLLAGADLVRTDDPARAARILMQAVHTAWYLGAPELTEIAAHINALDLPDAEPMTPIARYTVAGIDGRFTIDLRDAAAAAHRNGADSPRDLVQMCGVGLVVGQDQQAAELAQTLIAECRDQGRIALLPTLLFFRAETELFLGRPREGRIAALEGLRIAEDIGQRHWLSQMLSYLAYLAALEGGEQDCRELVDRALAEELGGAAAPGAPWTQAALGVLDLGLGRVDSALSRLELLTVEPARHHVIGLRALPDLIEAAVRMGSPERAGDALDRLRGWAKASQQEWVTALVERCLAFTGPEAKAEDHFQAALGHGGRPFEQARTQLLFGEWLRRNRRKSEARNQLQPAMETFDRLDAAPWAERTRTELAALGIGTTSRPTTGVLARLTPQELQIVRLAAQGLSNRDIAAQLFLSPRTVGHHLYKAYPKLGVLSRTELPTLPLDVA; encoded by the coding sequence ATGCTCCACGGAAGAGAAGTCGAACAAGCTCGGATCGATCGGCTTCTGGAGGCGGCTCGCGCCGGACGCAGTGGGGCGCTCGTGGTGCGCGGCGAGCCGGGGATCGGAAAGACGGCGCTGTTGGATTATGCGGCGGCGCAGGGGATCCCGGCGGTGCGCAGTGCTGGAATCGAGTCCGAGGCGGAGTTGCCGTTCGCGGGGCTGCATCTGCTGATCAAGCCGGGAATGGCACTGGTGGACGGGTTGCCCGCACCGCAGCGGGATGCGCTGCGCGGGGCGTTCGGTCTGGCACAGCATGATCCGGCGGATCGGATGTTGATCGGGTTGGCGGTGCTGTCACTGCTGGCCGAGGAGGCGGCCGAAGGGCCGCTGCTGTGTTTGGTCGATGACGCGCACTGGCTGGATCGGGCGACGGCGGAGACGCTGCTGTTCGCGGCGCGGCGACTCGATGCCGAGGGCGTGGTAATTATCTTCGCGACTCGGACCGGCGAGCAGGATTTTCCCGCGCCCGGCCTGTCCGAACTCGCGCTGACCGGCCTGGCGCAGGAGTCGGCGGCCGCGCTGGTGGACAGTCGCGGTCCGGATCTTTCGCCCGCCATTCGATACCGGTTGCTCGCCGAGGCAGGCGGTAATCCGCTCGCGCTGCTGGAGTTGCCCGCAGTTCTGGCCGCCGAGGGCAACGATTCCGGTCACGGGCCGAATCCCCTGCCGCTGACACAGCGGCTCCAGGTGGCATTTCACGGCCAAGTGTCCAGGCTGCCTTCAGCCACCCGGACATTGCTCCTGATTGCGGCCGCGGCGGGCACCAACGATCTCACCACGGTGCTGCGTGCCGCCGACGAGCTCGGGGCGCAGCTATCGGACCTACAGCCCGCCGCGGACGCCGGGTTGGTCGGCAGCGATGGCGTGAGCGTGAATTTCCGGCATCCGCTGCTGCGCTCGGCCGTCTACCAGGGTGCGCCTCTGACGCATCGGCTTGCCGCGCACGCCGCCCTCGCCGCCGCACTGACCGAACCCGAGAACGCCGACCTGCGCGCCTGGCATCTGGCCTCGGCGGCGACCGGACCGGACGAGACCACCGCAACAGCGCTGGAGGACACCGCCGATCGCGCGCGTCGGCGCAGCGGCTATTCCGGTGCCGTCGCCGCGTACGAACGCGCTGCGGGTTTGAGCACCGACGCGTTTGCCCGCGTTCGACGGCTGGTGGCTGCCGCCGAAACCGCCAGTGAGGCGGGACAATTGGACCGTGCCAGCCGACTGGCCGATCGCGCGGCCGGTTTGAGCACCGACCGAATGCTCGCAGCCCGACTGGATCTGGTTCGCGCCACTGCGGAATTCGGTGCGGGCAAACCACTCTCGGCGCATCAGCTTTTGCTCGCGGGCGCCGATCTGGTGCGCACCGACGATCCGGCCCGGGCCGCGCGCATCCTCATGCAGGCGGTGCACACGGCCTGGTACCTAGGCGCACCGGAACTCACCGAGATCGCCGCGCATATCAACGCATTGGACCTGCCCGACGCCGAACCGATGACACCCATCGCCCGCTACACGGTCGCGGGCATCGACGGCCGATTCACCATCGACCTGCGCGACGCGGCCGCCGCCGCCCACCGCAACGGTGCGGACAGCCCGCGCGATCTGGTGCAGATGTGCGGCGTCGGGCTGGTCGTCGGCCAGGACCAACAGGCCGCGGAGCTGGCGCAGACCCTGATTGCCGAATGCCGTGACCAAGGCCGCATCGCACTGCTGCCGACCCTGTTGTTCTTCCGCGCCGAAACCGAACTGTTCCTCGGCCGACCGCGCGAGGGTCGTATCGCCGCGCTCGAAGGACTGCGGATCGCCGAGGATATCGGGCAGCGGCATTGGCTCAGCCAGATGTTGAGCTATCTCGCCTATCTGGCGGCATTGGAGGGGGGCGAACAGGATTGCCGAGAGTTGGTCGACCGCGCCCTCGCCGAGGAACTCGGCGGTGCGGCCGCGCCCGGTGCACCGTGGACGCAGGCGGCGCTCGGCGTGCTCGATCTCGGCCTTGGCAGGGTCGACAGCGCGCTGTCCCGGCTGGAGCTGTTGACCGTGGAACCCGCCCGCCACCACGTGATCGGTTTGCGCGCCCTGCCAGACCTGATCGAGGCGGCGGTGCGCATGGGCAGCCCGGAGCGAGCGGGTGACGCGCTGGATCGGCTTCGCGGCTGGGCGAAAGCCTCGCAACAAGAGTGGGTCACCGCGCTCGTCGAGCGCTGCCTGGCATTTACCGGGCCGGAAGCCAAGGCGGAGGACCACTTTCAAGCCGCACTAGGACACGGCGGGCGGCCCTTCGAACAGGCCAGAACCCAATTGCTGTTCGGTGAATGGCTACGGCGCAACCGTCGAAAGTCCGAGGCGCGCAACCAACTTCAGCCCGCCATGGAAACCTTCGACCGCCTCGACGCCGCACCGTGGGCCGAACGCACCCGCACCGAACTCGCCGCCCTCGGCATCGGCACCACAAGCCGCCCCACCACAGGCGTCCTAGCCCGCCTCACGCCGCAAGAACTCCAAATCGTCCGCCTAGCCGCCCAAGGACTGTCCAACCGCGACATCGCCGCCCAACTCTTCCTCAGCCCCCGCACCGTAGGCCACCACCTCTACAAGGCCTACCCCAAACTCGGCGTCCTCTCCCGCACCGAACTCCCCACCCTCCCCCTCGACGTCGCCTAG
- the treZ gene encoding malto-oligosyltrehalose trehalohydrolase, which translates to MTLFEVWAPRPERVRIEVDGAVHPMTRSPDGWWRADVHAVPGTRYGYLLDDDPTVLPDPRSARQPDGVHGRSALHALDPAGWTDANWTGRPLAGAIIYELHLGIFTFEGTFDAAVERLDHLVELGVTMVELMPVNAFDGIHNWGYDGVLWYAVHEPYGGPDGLQRFVNACHAKGLAVALDVVHNHLGPSGNYLPRFAPYLTEGRNTWGQSLNLDGPDSDPVRRFIIENALRWLRDFHIDALRLDAVHALVDRTATHLLAELATDTESLAAHVRRPLTLIAESDLNDARLITARAAGGYGLTGQWNDDLHHAVHTAVSGERQGYYADFGSLRCLAQTLTRGFFHAGTYSSFRGRTHGRPIDTRLIPASALLAYTCTHDQIGNRAIGDRPSAYLTDGQLAIKAALVLFSAYTPMLFMGEEWGARTPFQFFTSHTDPVIAAATATGRKDEFAEHGWDSGEVPDPQDPETFLRSKLDWSELEHDRHTRLLSCYRKLIGLRRERAEITDPWLTHVSVDYDENARWIAVRRGPLTLVCNLAEEQVTVPIAGLSLLSWEPSTEGVSATEIPGHSFVILAGA; encoded by the coding sequence GTGACCTTGTTCGAGGTATGGGCCCCGCGACCGGAACGGGTGCGCATCGAGGTCGATGGCGCCGTACATCCGATGACAAGGTCGCCTGACGGTTGGTGGCGGGCAGATGTGCACGCTGTACCGGGCACACGCTACGGCTACCTGCTCGACGACGACCCGACCGTCCTGCCCGACCCACGCTCGGCACGCCAGCCCGACGGCGTGCACGGCCGCTCGGCGCTGCACGCCCTCGATCCGGCCGGATGGACCGATGCGAACTGGACCGGCCGCCCATTGGCGGGCGCGATCATCTACGAACTGCATCTGGGCATCTTCACCTTCGAGGGCACCTTCGACGCCGCCGTCGAGCGCCTCGACCACCTCGTCGAACTCGGCGTCACCATGGTCGAGTTGATGCCGGTAAATGCCTTCGACGGCATCCACAACTGGGGCTACGACGGTGTGCTCTGGTATGCGGTCCACGAGCCCTACGGCGGACCCGATGGTTTGCAGCGCTTCGTGAATGCCTGCCACGCAAAGGGTTTGGCGGTCGCCCTCGATGTCGTACACAACCATCTCGGCCCCTCCGGCAACTATCTGCCCCGCTTCGCGCCCTATCTGACCGAGGGGCGCAATACCTGGGGGCAGAGCCTCAATCTCGACGGCCCGGACTCGGATCCGGTGCGCCGTTTCATAATCGAGAACGCCCTGCGTTGGCTGCGGGATTTCCATATCGACGCACTGCGACTCGATGCTGTGCACGCACTCGTCGACCGCACCGCCACCCACCTGCTCGCTGAACTGGCCACTGACACCGAATCCCTTGCCGCACATGTGCGTAGGCCGCTGACATTGATCGCGGAGAGCGACCTCAACGATGCGCGGCTCATCACCGCGCGCGCGGCAGGCGGCTATGGCCTGACCGGTCAATGGAACGACGACCTGCACCATGCGGTGCACACCGCGGTATCCGGTGAACGTCAGGGCTACTACGCCGATTTCGGTTCGCTGCGCTGTCTTGCCCAGACACTGACGCGCGGATTCTTCCACGCCGGAACATATTCCAGTTTCCGCGGTCGCACCCACGGCCGTCCGATCGACACCCGACTCATCCCGGCGAGCGCATTGCTCGCCTATACCTGCACCCATGATCAGATCGGCAATCGGGCGATCGGGGACCGGCCCAGCGCCTACCTGACCGACGGACAGCTGGCGATCAAGGCCGCGCTGGTGCTGTTCTCGGCGTATACGCCCATGCTGTTCATGGGGGAGGAGTGGGGCGCGCGCACCCCGTTCCAGTTCTTCACCTCGCACACCGATCCGGTGATCGCGGCCGCCACCGCCACCGGCCGCAAGGACGAATTCGCCGAACACGGCTGGGACAGCGGTGAGGTTCCGGACCCGCAGGACCCCGAAACCTTCCTGCGGTCGAAGCTGGATTGGTCCGAACTCGAACATGATCGCCACACACGGCTACTGTCCTGTTATAGAAAGCTGATCGGTTTGCGACGCGAACGAGCCGAAATAACGGACCCGTGGCTCACCCATGTATCTGTCGACTATGACGAGAATGCCCGCTGGATCGCGGTGCGCCGGGGCCCGCTGACGCTGGTGTGCAATCTCGCCGAAGAGCAGGTCACCGTGCCTATTGCCGGTCTTTCGCTGCTGTCGTGGGAACCTTCGACCGAAGGCGTCTCCGCGACGGAGATACCGGGCCACTCGTTCGTGATACTCGCGGGCGCATAG
- a CDS encoding DUF2235 domain-containing protein, translated as MKRLVVCCDGTWKAESSSTVSNIIKIAQTIRYEAPGPSGESIPQWVSYVSGPGARGFLADRLMGGAFGLGLEANLSSAYWHLALNWQPGDEIYIFGFSRGAFTARSLAGLIGRIGIMTPDAMIEGKYPDALRIHHQPAPQRTPENPDPKEPQEWIDFRKENCWDAPAKIDFIGVFDTVGALGVPGLTSLRHRFHDVRLGRNVYCARQALALDERRRNFEPCLWEVPIEPDVKYSHDYDRVKQVWFEGVHSDIGGGYQECGLSDITLRWMVEQAEAVGLVFDRDRLEGLSQRCAAAGAKHMELHRSLSIGYRILNVLRAIRQPRNPRFYWDSWRRLYTDGDRGVRLASTVHDATDYRPANLRRWLKDNDGMVPETLIEKTGTVTAITPEEPSAHE; from the coding sequence ATGAAACGACTGGTGGTCTGCTGCGACGGCACCTGGAAGGCCGAATCCAGCAGCACGGTATCCAATATCATCAAGATCGCGCAGACGATCCGGTACGAGGCGCCGGGACCGTCAGGGGAGTCGATCCCGCAGTGGGTCAGCTACGTATCCGGCCCGGGCGCACGCGGCTTCCTGGCAGATCGCCTGATGGGTGGTGCGTTCGGACTCGGACTCGAGGCGAATCTGTCCTCGGCGTACTGGCATCTGGCACTGAACTGGCAGCCGGGGGACGAGATCTACATCTTCGGTTTCAGCCGCGGTGCGTTCACCGCCCGTAGCCTGGCCGGTCTGATCGGCCGGATCGGAATCATGACCCCCGATGCGATGATCGAGGGAAAGTATCCGGACGCCTTGCGGATTCACCATCAGCCCGCGCCGCAGCGGACCCCGGAGAATCCGGATCCGAAGGAGCCGCAGGAGTGGATCGACTTCCGCAAGGAGAACTGCTGGGATGCTCCGGCCAAGATCGACTTCATCGGGGTCTTCGATACCGTCGGCGCACTGGGCGTGCCCGGACTGACGTCGCTGCGGCACCGGTTCCACGATGTGAGGCTCGGGCGCAATGTCTACTGCGCGCGCCAGGCACTGGCACTCGATGAGCGGCGCCGCAATTTCGAACCGTGCCTCTGGGAGGTGCCGATCGAACCGGATGTGAAGTACTCCCACGACTACGACCGGGTGAAGCAGGTCTGGTTCGAGGGCGTGCACAGCGATATCGGCGGCGGCTACCAGGAATGCGGACTCTCCGATATCACGCTGCGCTGGATGGTCGAGCAGGCCGAGGCGGTCGGACTCGTCTTCGATCGCGACCGGCTGGAGGGGCTGTCCCAGCGGTGCGCGGCCGCGGGTGCGAAGCATATGGAATTGCATCGCTCGCTCAGCATCGGATACCGAATCCTCAATGTGCTGCGCGCCATTCGTCAGCCGAGGAACCCGCGGTTCTACTGGGATTCCTGGCGCCGGCTGTACACCGACGGTGACCGCGGCGTGCGCCTGGCTTCCACCGTGCACGACGCCACGGACTACCGACCCGCGAATCTGCGGCGCTGGCTGAAGGACAACGACGGGATGGTGCCCGAGACGCTGATCGAGAAGACCGGCACGGTAACGGCCATCACCCCGGAGGAGCCCTCAGCGCACGAGTAG